A window of Dorea formicigenerans contains these coding sequences:
- the adhE gene encoding bifunctional acetaldehyde-CoA/alcohol dehydrogenase: MAKKKDVVPVFVDNVEALEAKMQAMREAQKIFATYTQEQVDKIFYAAAVAANKMRIPLAKQAVEETGRGIVEDKVIKNHYAAEYIYNAYKDTKTCGVIEEDKAFGIKKIAEPIGLVAAVIPTTNPTSTAIFKTLICLKTRNAIIISPHPAAKASTIAAAKVVLDAAVKVGAPEGIIGWIDAPSLELTNMVMKESDIILATGGPGMVKAAYSSGKPALGVGAGNTPVIIDDTADIKLAVNSIIHSKTFDNGMICASEQSVTVLDSIYDEVKKEFAYRGCYFLKKGEELDKVRKTIIINGALNNKIPGKSAYEIAKLAGVEVPENTKILIGEVESVDISEEFAHEKLSPVLGMYRAKTFDEALEKAERLVADGGYGHTASLYVHPAETEKIAKHAEAMKTCRILINTPSSHGGIGDLYNFKLAPSLTLGCGSWGGNSVSENVGVKHLLNIKTVAERRENMLWFRTPDKVYFKKGCMPVALDELGNVLHKKKAFIVTDSFLYKNGYVAPIEQKLDELGIQHTCFFEVAPDPTLQCAEKGVDQMRAFEPDTIIALGGGSAMDAAKIMWVMYEHPEADFEDMAMDFMDIRKRVFTFPKMGEKAYFVAIPTSSGTGSEVTPFAIITDAETGVKWPIADYELLPNMAIVDVDNMMTQPKGLTSASGIDVMTHAIEAYVSIMATDYTDGLALKAAKAVFEYLPRAYDNGANDPEAREKMANASCMAGMAFANAFLGLNHSMAHKLGAFHHLPHGVANAVILTEVMRYNAAEVPTKMGTFSQYQYPHALARYAEIGRFVGCQGKDDAEVFENFIAKLEELKEKIGIKKSIHEYGIDEKYFMDTLDDMVEQAFNDQCTAANPRYPLMKEIKELYLKCW, encoded by the coding sequence ATGGCTAAGAAGAAAGATGTTGTACCGGTATTTGTTGACAATGTGGAAGCGTTGGAAGCGAAGATGCAGGCGATGCGCGAGGCGCAGAAAATCTTTGCCACCTATACACAGGAGCAGGTTGATAAGATTTTTTATGCGGCAGCAGTTGCAGCGAACAAAATGCGTATTCCACTTGCAAAGCAGGCAGTTGAGGAAACCGGACGTGGTATTGTTGAGGATAAAGTAATCAAAAATCACTATGCAGCAGAGTATATTTACAATGCATACAAAGACACAAAGACTTGTGGTGTGATTGAGGAAGATAAAGCATTCGGAATTAAGAAAATCGCAGAGCCAATCGGTCTTGTGGCAGCAGTTATTCCGACAACGAACCCGACTTCAACAGCAATCTTTAAGACATTGATCTGTCTGAAGACGAGAAATGCAATTATCATCAGTCCGCATCCGGCAGCAAAAGCTTCTACAATTGCAGCGGCAAAAGTTGTTCTGGACGCAGCAGTGAAAGTTGGAGCACCGGAAGGAATTATCGGCTGGATCGATGCACCGTCACTGGAACTGACCAATATGGTCATGAAAGAATCTGACATCATCCTTGCAACGGGTGGTCCGGGAATGGTAAAGGCAGCTTATTCTTCCGGAAAACCGGCACTTGGAGTTGGAGCCGGAAATACACCGGTTATTATTGATGACACAGCAGATATTAAACTTGCAGTTAACTCCATCATTCATTCCAAAACATTTGACAACGGTATGATCTGTGCATCTGAGCAGTCCGTAACGGTTCTGGACAGTATTTACGATGAAGTAAAGAAAGAATTTGCATACAGAGGCTGCTACTTCCTGAAAAAAGGAGAAGAGCTTGATAAGGTTCGTAAGACGATTATTATAAATGGAGCATTGAATAACAAGATTCCTGGAAAATCTGCATATGAGATTGCAAAACTTGCAGGTGTGGAAGTTCCGGAAAATACAAAGATTCTGATCGGTGAAGTAGAATCCGTAGACATTTCTGAAGAATTTGCACACGAAAAATTATCACCGGTACTTGGAATGTATCGTGCGAAGACATTTGACGAAGCCCTTGAAAAAGCGGAGCGCCTTGTAGCAGATGGAGGATATGGACACACAGCTTCTCTTTATGTACATCCTGCTGAGACAGAGAAAATTGCAAAACATGCTGAAGCTATGAAGACATGTCGAATCCTGATCAACACACCGTCTTCTCACGGAGGAATCGGAGATCTCTACAACTTTAAACTGGCACCGTCACTGACACTTGGCTGCGGTTCCTGGGGAGGAAACTCCGTATCTGAAAATGTAGGTGTAAAACACCTGCTCAATATTAAAACAGTTGCAGAGAGGAGAGAAAATATGCTTTGGTTTCGGACTCCGGATAAGGTATACTTTAAGAAAGGCTGCATGCCGGTAGCGCTTGATGAACTTGGAAATGTACTGCACAAAAAGAAAGCATTTATCGTAACAGACAGCTTCTTATATAAGAATGGTTACGTAGCTCCGATCGAGCAGAAACTGGATGAGCTTGGAATCCAGCATACATGCTTCTTCGAGGTGGCACCGGATCCGACACTTCAGTGTGCTGAAAAAGGTGTGGATCAGATGCGTGCATTTGAGCCGGATACGATCATTGCTCTTGGCGGTGGATCTGCCATGGACGCAGCAAAGATTATGTGGGTAATGTATGAGCATCCGGAAGCTGACTTTGAGGATATGGCCATGGACTTCATGGATATCCGCAAGCGTGTATTCACTTTCCCGAAAATGGGCGAGAAAGCTTACTTTGTAGCAATCCCGACTTCTTCCGGAACAGGTTCCGAGGTGACACCATTTGCTATTATTACAGATGCCGAGACAGGCGTAAAATGGCCAATTGCAGATTATGAGCTTCTTCCGAATATGGCAATTGTAGATGTAGATAACATGATGACTCAGCCAAAAGGACTGACCAGTGCATCTGGTATCGATGTTATGACTCATGCAATTGAGGCATATGTATCTATTATGGCGACGGATTACACAGACGGACTTGCCCTCAAGGCAGCAAAAGCAGTATTTGAGTATCTGCCGAGAGCATACGACAATGGTGCAAATGATCCGGAGGCCAGAGAGAAGATGGCAAATGCTTCTTGTATGGCAGGAATGGCATTTGCAAACGCATTTCTTGGACTGAACCACTCCATGGCACATAAACTTGGTGCATTCCACCACCTGCCACACGGAGTTGCAAATGCAGTGATCCTGACAGAAGTTATGAGATATAATGCTGCAGAAGTACCGACAAAAATGGGAACATTTTCACAGTATCAGTATCCACATGCACTGGCAAGATACGCTGAAATCGGCCGCTTTGTAGGCTGCCAGGGAAAAGACGATGCAGAAGTATTTGAAAACTTTATTGCAAAACTGGAAGAGCTGAAAGAAAAAATCGGTATTAAGAAGTCCATTCACGAGTACGGCATTGATGAGAAATATTTCATGGACACACTGGACGACATGGTGGAGCAGGCATTTAACGATCAGTGTACAGCAGCAAACCCAAGATATCCACTCATGAAAGAAATCAAAGAGTTATACTTAAAGTGCTGGTAA
- a CDS encoding aminoglycoside phosphotransferase family protein, with product MKLTNPELIVKRSYKEVYKDGDKIVKIFEKDHPKSAVFNEALNTVRVEEAGLDIPKLDEVTQIDEKWALVIECQAGETLETVMEKDSDNLEKYMAEFVDLQLQIHAKTAPMLTKLKDKLAKQINQLKELDATQRYELLVRLESMPKHTKVCHGDFNPSNVIVGEDGKLTVVDWAHVTQGNASADAALTYLQFALKNRVAAEMYLTMFCKKSDTAKQYVQQWFPIVAAAQLEKNNELEKDFLMKWIDVMDYQ from the coding sequence ATGAAACTTACGAATCCGGAATTAATTGTGAAACGTTCTTATAAGGAAGTCTACAAGGACGGGGATAAGATTGTAAAAATATTTGAAAAAGATCACCCGAAGTCAGCCGTTTTTAATGAGGCGCTGAATACAGTTCGAGTCGAGGAGGCAGGACTGGATATTCCAAAGCTTGATGAGGTCACACAGATCGATGAAAAATGGGCACTTGTTATTGAGTGTCAGGCAGGCGAGACTCTGGAAACAGTCATGGAAAAGGATTCGGATAATCTGGAAAAATATATGGCAGAGTTCGTAGATCTTCAGCTTCAGATCCACGCAAAGACGGCTCCGATGCTTACGAAACTGAAAGACAAACTGGCAAAACAGATCAATCAGTTAAAAGAACTGGATGCGACCCAGAGATATGAGCTTCTGGTACGTCTGGAGAGCATGCCGAAGCATACAAAAGTATGCCATGGAGACTTTAATCCAAGTAATGTCATCGTAGGCGAGGACGGCAAGCTGACAGTTGTAGACTGGGCACATGTTACCCAGGGGAATGCCAGCGCAGATGCGGCACTTACTTACCTTCAGTTCGCACTGAAGAACCGTGTGGCAGCAGAGATGTATCTGACTATGTTCTGCAAGAAGAGTGACACTGCGAAACAGTATGTACAGCAGTGGTTCCCGATTGTGGCAGCAGCACAGCTTGAGAAGAACAATGAGCTTGAGAAGGATTTCCTGATGAAGTGGATCGATGTCATGGATTATCAATAA
- a CDS encoding permease: protein MGAIKTGWDFFQDQILGMHWLKDLIGNLLVKAGMGESRFPGEFLHFFIYDVIKIFVLLAVLIFLISYIQSYFPPERSKKIMGRFHGIWANIIGALLGTVTPFCSCSSIPIFMGFTSAGLPLGVTFSFLISSPMVDLGSLVLLMSVFGGKIAFAYVIVGLIVAVVGGTLIEKLHMEDQVEEFIRQAQNVEIESPKLTVGDRMNYAKNQVVSTVKKVAPYIFAGVAIGAAIHNLIPEHIVRSILGEQKWYAVPLATVVGVPMYADIFGTIPVAESLLAKGAGLGTILAFMMSVTTISFPSLVMLSKAIKKKLLAIFIGIVCMGIVIVGYLFNIFGYML from the coding sequence ATGGGTGCGATTAAGACAGGCTGGGATTTTTTTCAGGACCAGATATTAGGTATGCACTGGCTGAAAGATCTCATAGGAAATCTGCTTGTAAAGGCAGGAATGGGGGAGAGTAGATTTCCCGGTGAATTTTTACATTTTTTTATTTATGATGTGATTAAGATTTTTGTACTGCTGGCGGTGCTTATTTTTCTGATTTCTTATATTCAGAGTTATTTTCCACCGGAGAGAAGTAAGAAGATTATGGGAAGATTCCATGGTATCTGGGCGAATATTATCGGGGCATTGCTTGGAACGGTGACACCGTTCTGCTCCTGCTCTTCAATCCCAATCTTTATGGGATTTACAAGTGCGGGACTGCCACTTGGTGTGACATTTTCATTTCTCATATCTTCTCCGATGGTAGATCTTGGTTCGCTTGTGTTGCTCATGAGTGTGTTTGGAGGCAAGATTGCGTTTGCATATGTAATTGTAGGTCTGATTGTGGCAGTAGTTGGAGGCACTTTGATTGAGAAGCTTCATATGGAAGACCAGGTGGAGGAGTTCATCAGACAGGCTCAGAATGTGGAGATTGAATCCCCAAAGCTGACGGTAGGAGACAGAATGAATTATGCAAAGAATCAGGTGGTATCCACTGTGAAGAAAGTTGCACCATACATTTTTGCTGGAGTAGCAATTGGGGCGGCAATTCACAATCTGATTCCGGAGCATATAGTTCGAAGCATATTAGGAGAGCAGAAGTGGTATGCGGTGCCGCTGGCAACGGTAGTCGGAGTACCAATGTATGCGGATATTTTTGGAACGATACCGGTTGCAGAAAGTCTGCTGGCAAAAGGGGCAGGGCTTGGAACAATCCTGGCATTTATGATGTCAGTAACAACCATTTCATTCCCGTCACTGGTGATGTTGTCAAAAGCAATCAAGAAAAAGCTACTTGCAATATTTATCGGAATTGTGTGCATGGGAATTGTCATTGTAGGATACCTGTTTAATATATTTGGATATATGCTATGA
- a CDS encoding ArsR/SmtB family transcription factor, which translates to MDDKVMIDYAKYARIFKVMSNPKRLKIIDMLSEGELCACKILEEFHITQPTLSHDMKVMCDLGIVKARKEGKWMQYSLDIEVLNDVYKTVGRLMIPGAYAGLLNCNCNTERENEKNESD; encoded by the coding sequence ATGGATGATAAAGTGATGATAGATTATGCAAAATATGCCCGTATATTTAAGGTAATGTCAAACCCAAAGCGTCTGAAAATTATAGATATGCTTTCCGAAGGGGAACTTTGTGCATGCAAGATTCTGGAAGAGTTTCACATCACGCAGCCAACGTTATCTCATGATATGAAGGTAATGTGTGACCTTGGAATTGTGAAAGCGAGAAAAGAAGGAAAGTGGATGCAGTATTCACTGGATATAGAAGTTTTAAATGATGTGTATAAGACAGTCGGAAGACTTATGATACCAGGAGCTTATGCGGGACTTTTAAATTGTAATTGTAATACAGAAAGGGAGAATGAGAAGAATGAATCAGATTAA
- a CDS encoding CobW family GTP-binding protein, whose protein sequence is MNQIKLYFLTGFLGSGKTTLLKNLLENMEGMKVGVIQNELGKISIDGTVLQNDDIHMVELNRGSIFCSCLRLSFVDALAKMSQQGLEYVFVESSGFGDPSNAEEILEATKVLVGEVYDFRGCICLVDCYNFLDQLEDEITIDRQLKHCNLAVLTKVDLVDREQIELIKEKVQEINPVCPITESENGNINRSFYDMDLMKYQWAECEETTNSAETKPKTFSMNFAGEIEKDKLEAFLERIEPSVYRAKGFFKVKNEGWEKVDVVGKKLDYAPYEAQEKSELVFISKIGIALIREIKEAWDECVGLPMDLKN, encoded by the coding sequence ATGAATCAGATTAAATTATATTTTCTGACAGGTTTTTTGGGATCAGGAAAGACAACACTTTTAAAGAATCTTTTAGAGAATATGGAAGGAATGAAAGTAGGAGTCATTCAGAATGAGCTTGGAAAAATCAGCATTGACGGAACAGTACTACAGAATGATGACATTCACATGGTAGAGTTGAATAGAGGATCTATTTTCTGTAGTTGTCTGCGACTTTCTTTTGTCGATGCGCTTGCGAAGATGTCACAGCAGGGATTGGAATATGTATTTGTTGAAAGTTCCGGTTTTGGAGATCCTTCCAATGCGGAGGAGATTCTGGAAGCTACAAAAGTACTGGTTGGGGAAGTATATGATTTCCGTGGCTGTATCTGTCTGGTGGACTGCTACAATTTTCTGGATCAACTGGAGGACGAAATTACCATCGACCGTCAGTTAAAGCACTGCAATCTGGCAGTTCTGACAAAGGTAGATTTAGTGGACAGAGAGCAGATTGAACTGATAAAAGAGAAGGTACAGGAGATTAATCCGGTCTGCCCAATTACAGAGAGTGAGAATGGCAATATTAACCGTTCATTTTATGATATGGATCTGATGAAGTATCAATGGGCAGAATGCGAGGAGACAACCAACTCAGCAGAGACAAAGCCAAAGACATTTTCCATGAACTTTGCAGGTGAGATTGAAAAAGACAAACTGGAAGCTTTCCTTGAGAGAATTGAGCCGAGTGTTTATCGAGCGAAAGGCTTTTTCAAGGTAAAAAATGAAGGCTGGGAGAAGGTCGATGTAGTTGGAAAGAAACTGGATTATGCGCCATATGAAGCGCAGGAGAAGTCAGAACTTGTATTTATCTCCAAGATTGGAATCGCACTGATCCGGGAGATTAAGGAAGCATGGGATGAGTGTGTCGGACTTCCGATGGATCTGAAGAATTAG
- a CDS encoding thioredoxin family protein yields the protein MNIKVIGSGCENCDKTNAIVAECVEELGIDAKIERVADLVEIVKLGVMTAPSVMIDGKLVISGQVPSKKQMMKVLKK from the coding sequence ATGAATATAAAAGTAATCGGCAGTGGATGTGAGAACTGTGATAAGACGAATGCAATTGTAGCAGAGTGTGTAGAGGAGCTTGGGATTGATGCGAAGATTGAGCGTGTTGCAGATCTGGTAGAGATTGTAAAGCTTGGAGTTATGACAGCGCCGTCTGTCATGATTGACGGAAAGCTTGTTATTTCGGGACAGGTACCATCAAAGAAACAGATGATGAAAGTGCTGAAAAAGTAA
- a CDS encoding Cof-type HAD-IIB family hydrolase, whose amino-acid sequence MNIRMIGFDLDGTLLTTDKILTERTKKALEAAADQGVILVPATGRPLCGLPKELLELPFIKYAVTANGARILETKTEQVLSEMLISVEKAREILDIFSDYDTLRDVYYDGIGYSEKEKLVHIQDYVMTKAMGEYILNTRVPVESVEEKFETENRGTDKVQALFRYQTDKEEAWKRIRKVTGVEATGALENNIEVNAEGVHKGMALLELGEIFGISREEIAAFGDGSNDTMMLKTVGMGVAMANGMPEVKAAADRLTDSNDEEGVARFIEKYILKTE is encoded by the coding sequence ATGAACATCAGGATGATTGGTTTTGACCTGGATGGAACACTTCTGACAACGGACAAGATTCTGACGGAGAGAACGAAGAAAGCATTGGAGGCAGCGGCAGATCAGGGAGTGATTCTGGTACCGGCGACGGGACGGCCGTTATGTGGACTTCCAAAGGAACTTCTGGAGCTTCCGTTTATAAAATATGCAGTGACAGCCAATGGTGCCAGAATTTTGGAGACAAAAACAGAACAAGTTTTATCAGAAATGTTAATTTCGGTAGAAAAAGCGCGCGAAATATTGGATATTTTCTCAGATTATGATACACTACGAGATGTGTATTACGATGGAATCGGTTACTCAGAGAAAGAGAAGCTTGTCCATATTCAGGACTATGTCATGACGAAGGCCATGGGCGAATATATTCTTAATACTCGTGTCCCTGTTGAAAGTGTAGAAGAGAAGTTTGAGACAGAGAATCGAGGGACAGATAAAGTACAGGCTTTGTTCCGATACCAGACTGACAAGGAAGAAGCATGGAAGCGTATCCGTAAAGTGACAGGAGTGGAAGCAACCGGAGCATTGGAGAATAATATTGAGGTCAATGCAGAAGGTGTCCATAAAGGGATGGCTCTTTTGGAACTGGGCGAGATATTCGGAATCAGTCGGGAGGAAATTGCGGCATTTGGTGATGGATCCAATGATACGATGATGCTTAAGACAGTCGGAATGGGAGTTGCCATGGCGAATGGAATGCCGGAAGTGAAGGCAGCAGCAGACAGATTGACAGATTCCAATGATGAAGAAGGCGTGGCAAGATTCATAGAGAAATACATATTAAAAACTGAATAG
- a CDS encoding undecaprenyl-diphosphate phosphatase, which yields MLDVLKVILLGIVEGITEWLPVSSTGHLILVGNVLKPGLSDAFMEMFNVVIQLGAIMAVVVLYFHKLNPFSPKKTQKQKLLTWQMWIKVLIACVPAAVVGLLFDDILDKIFYKPLPVAVMLIVYGVLFIIVENRNEGRKPAVRRISELDIKMLLWIGAFQMLALIPGTSRSGATIVGALIIGVSREVAAEFTFFLAIPVMFGASALKLIKFGFHFTAAEFGFLMLGCVVSFGMSVIAIKFLMNYIKKNDFKVFGYYRIILGALIILVALFKMLLG from the coding sequence ATGTTAGACGTATTGAAAGTCATTTTGCTCGGAATCGTGGAAGGAATCACGGAGTGGCTTCCGGTCAGCAGTACAGGACATCTGATTCTGGTGGGGAATGTTTTAAAACCGGGACTCAGTGATGCTTTTATGGAGATGTTCAACGTAGTCATCCAGCTTGGTGCTATTATGGCGGTCGTTGTTCTGTATTTTCATAAGTTGAATCCGTTTTCACCAAAGAAGACTCAAAAACAGAAGCTTTTGACCTGGCAGATGTGGATCAAAGTATTGATTGCCTGTGTACCGGCCGCTGTAGTGGGATTGCTTTTCGATGATATTCTGGATAAGATTTTTTATAAGCCGCTTCCGGTAGCTGTGATGCTGATTGTATATGGTGTACTATTTATTATAGTAGAAAACCGTAATGAAGGAAGAAAACCGGCTGTCCGCAGAATCTCTGAACTGGATATTAAGATGCTGTTGTGGATCGGTGCTTTCCAGATGCTGGCCCTGATACCAGGAACTTCAAGATCAGGTGCAACAATTGTCGGCGCGCTGATCATCGGAGTATCCAGAGAAGTGGCAGCTGAGTTCACATTTTTCCTGGCAATTCCGGTCATGTTCGGAGCAAGTGCACTGAAGCTTATCAAATTCGGATTCCACTTTACAGCAGCAGAATTCGGATTCCTGATGCTTGGCTGTGTAGTTTCTTTTGGAATGTCTGTTATTGCGATTAAGTTCCTGATGAACTATATCAAGAAGAATGATTTCAAAGTATTTGGATATTATCGAATTATATTAGGTGCACTGATTATTCTGGTAGCACTATTTAAGATGCTACTTGGATAA
- a CDS encoding transporter substrate-binding domain-containing protein produces the protein MKMKKLTSVLLVAACALSLVACGGSGDKKDSSKGGSSSKTAKVIDIDLTNEEYAFGVDKTQPELLEKTNAFIEKIKGDGTLDKICDKYFGSGEPEAVESAKLDSSKDQLVVATNAAFEPFEYTKGDSYYGIDMEIAKLLADELGKELVIENMDFDAVCLSVSQQKCDIAMAGLTINEEREEYVTFTDSYYSASQRLIVPSDNTAFDDCKSADDVAALLAKTEKSDKIGVQAGTTGQYYVEGSEDWDFPGLPAECVTYKSGSLAVQDMLNGNITYVIIDAAPASAITESINEMQ, from the coding sequence ATGAAAATGAAAAAATTAACCAGCGTACTTTTGGTTGCAGCATGTGCGCTTTCATTAGTAGCATGTGGCGGATCAGGAGACAAAAAGGACAGCTCCAAGGGCGGTTCATCATCAAAAACAGCAAAGGTTATCGATATTGACCTTACAAATGAAGAGTATGCATTCGGAGTAGATAAGACTCAGCCAGAGCTTCTTGAGAAGACAAATGCATTTATTGAGAAAATTAAAGGTGACGGAACATTAGATAAGATCTGTGACAAATATTTTGGAAGCGGAGAGCCAGAGGCAGTTGAATCTGCAAAACTCGACAGCTCCAAAGATCAGCTTGTAGTTGCTACAAATGCAGCATTTGAACCATTTGAGTATACAAAGGGAGACAGCTACTACGGAATCGATATGGAGATTGCTAAGCTTCTTGCTGATGAGCTTGGAAAAGAGCTTGTAATTGAGAACATGGATTTCGATGCAGTATGTCTGTCTGTAAGCCAGCAGAAATGTGATATTGCTATGGCAGGTCTTACAATCAATGAAGAGAGAGAAGAGTATGTAACATTTACAGATTCTTACTATTCAGCATCACAGAGACTGATCGTACCAAGCGACAACACTGCATTTGATGACTGCAAGAGCGCAGACGATGTAGCAGCACTTCTGGCTAAGACAGAGAAATCTGACAAGATTGGTGTTCAGGCCGGAACAACAGGTCAGTATTATGTAGAAGGAAGCGAGGACTGGGATTTCCCTGGACTTCCTGCAGAGTGTGTAACATATAAGAGTGGTTCCCTTGCAGTTCAGGATATGCTCAATGGAAACATTACATATGTAATCATCGATGCAGCACCTGCATCAGCTATTACAGAATCTATCAACGAGATGCAGTAA
- a CDS encoding amino acid ABC transporter permease: MGNFDQKVNKFIEIFVEQNGYAKVIQGLQNTLLIAVTGLIIGIIVGTLIATVRVLPKYKTLPKVLNGICSFYVALFRGTPMVVQLLVFYYVLLPIIGLKITGVQVAMLVFGLNSGAYISEIMRSGIQSVDSGQMEAGRAVGLSFGTSMMKIVIPQAVKNILPTLGNEFISLIKETSVVSFVGAADLYVAFNYIGSNSYEFMVPYLVMALIYIALVLIISLLIKLMERSLKKSDRRN, from the coding sequence ATGGGTAATTTTGATCAGAAAGTAAACAAGTTTATAGAGATTTTTGTGGAACAGAATGGTTATGCAAAAGTAATTCAGGGTCTGCAGAATACACTGTTAATTGCAGTGACAGGTTTAATCATTGGTATCATTGTTGGAACTTTGATTGCAACAGTGCGTGTACTTCCAAAGTATAAAACATTGCCAAAAGTATTGAATGGCATCTGCAGCTTTTATGTAGCACTGTTTCGTGGAACACCTATGGTAGTTCAGTTGTTGGTATTTTATTATGTACTTCTTCCAATCATCGGACTGAAAATTACAGGAGTACAGGTAGCCATGCTTGTATTCGGACTCAATAGTGGTGCGTATATATCAGAGATTATGCGAAGTGGAATTCAGTCTGTGGATTCCGGACAGATGGAGGCCGGTCGTGCAGTTGGCTTAAGCTTTGGGACAAGCATGATGAAAATCGTGATTCCACAGGCAGTAAAAAATATTCTCCCGACTCTTGGAAATGAGTTTATTTCCCTGATCAAGGAGACTTCAGTTGTAAGTTTTGTAGGAGCAGCAGATCTCTATGTTGCATTTAACTATATTGGAAGTAACAGCTATGAATTCATGGTTCCATACCTGGTAATGGCACTGATTTATATTGCACTGGTATTGATTATTTCCTTACTGATAAAATTGATGGAAAGGAGCCTGAAGAAGAGTGATAGACGTAATTAA
- a CDS encoding amino acid ABC transporter ATP-binding protein, with protein MIDVINLKKSFGDVEVLKGIDITINKGDIVAIIGPSGSGKSTFLRCLNCMEDPTSGQIIFNGVDIADMKVDINIHRRHMGMVFQHFNLFNNKTVIENIMLAPVYTRCQDLKKAKRKKLFGKGGADASLASLTKEQIKKEEKEKAMSLLKRIGLEDKADVYPSTLSGGQKQRIAIVRALAMDPDVILFDEPTSALDPEMVGEVLELMKQLAGEGMTMVVVTHEMGFAKEVASRVVFIDEGVIKEEAAPKEFFENPKDARLKEFLSKVL; from the coding sequence GTGATAGACGTAATTAATCTGAAAAAAAGCTTCGGTGATGTTGAAGTGTTAAAAGGCATCGATATAACCATCAATAAAGGGGACATCGTAGCAATTATCGGACCGTCCGGTTCCGGTAAGAGTACATTCCTAAGATGTCTGAACTGTATGGAAGATCCGACGTCCGGACAGATTATTTTTAACGGTGTAGATATTGCAGATATGAAGGTGGATATTAATATTCACCGCCGTCATATGGGAATGGTATTCCAACATTTTAATCTGTTCAATAATAAGACAGTTATTGAGAATATTATGCTTGCACCGGTTTACACAAGATGCCAGGATCTTAAAAAAGCGAAGAGAAAGAAATTATTCGGAAAAGGTGGGGCAGATGCATCACTTGCAAGTCTGACAAAAGAGCAGATCAAGAAAGAAGAGAAGGAAAAGGCAATGTCCCTTCTTAAGAGAATCGGTCTGGAAGATAAGGCAGATGTATATCCGTCGACGTTATCAGGTGGACAGAAACAGCGTATTGCAATTGTACGTGCACTTGCTATGGATCCGGATGTCATTCTTTTTGATGAGCCGACATCAGCACTTGATCCAGAGATGGTAGGTGAAGTACTGGAACTGATGAAGCAGCTTGCGGGCGAAGGAATGACCATGGTAGTTGTAACACATGAGATGGGATTTGCAAAAGAAGTGGCTTCCAGAGTTGTATTTATCGACGAGGGAGTTATCAAAGAAGAAGCAGCTCCGAAAGAGTTCTTTGAAAATCCGAAAGATGCACGATTAAAAGAATTTTTATCAAAAGTATTATAA